A part of Liolophura sinensis isolate JHLJ2023 chromosome 1, CUHK_Ljap_v2, whole genome shotgun sequence genomic DNA contains:
- the LOC135464714 gene encoding uncharacterized protein LOC135464714 gives MASHSPLRIAVILGALLIFLLTVVINALSSSVGQQIGLFLNNTGDISAVFETAVTPAGWTFSIWGAIYTWQALFFIYALSTLCRKKAGTYLYLSVDYVPPIMFIFYSVSNCCNIVWLFLWDRQYIIAALALIALIPFFLYLVLFVSFGRLVRCIPEMVKAGLSRDVWLTRFLVQNAVAMYATWVTIATLLNFTMVLQYRADLEGSTAAIISLSIVSVEVLLWSVLDNTVLDKYTRYTFSPYIVIIVAFAGIMSKHFDTETALATSAFTATLLSVAILLSIIKVCVMVYRHIHRPITPPPATYSNF, from the exons ATGGCGTCCCACTCTCCTCTGAGGATAGCCGTTATCCTAGGCGCATTACTGATTTTCCTGCTGACGGTTGTAATAAATGCCTTGTCCAGCTCTGTGGGTCAGCAGATTG GTCTGTTTCTAAACAACACTGGGGACATCTCGGCTGTTTTCGAGACAGCAGTCACACCTGCTGGCTGGACGTTCTCCATTTGGGGTGCCATATATACATGGCAGGCCCTGTTCTTCATCTACGCCCTATCAACTCTGTGCCGAAAGAAGGCGGGGACATACTTGTACCTCTCCGTGGACTACGTGCCACCTATAATGTTCATTTTTTATAGCGTGTCTAACTGTTGTAACATCGTCTGGTTATTTCTGTGGGACCGTCAGTATATCATTGCCGCGCTGGCACTCATTGCTCTCATCCCGTTCTTCTTATACCTCGTGCTCTTCGTCTCCTTCGGACGATTGGTCAGATGCATCCCAGAAATGGTCAAGGCGGGTCTGAGCCGAGACGTGTGGCTTACTCGCTTTCTCGTCCAAAACGCCGTTGCTATGTACGCCACTTGGGTAACCATAGCAACCCTTCTGAACTTCACCATGGTGCTACAGTACCGAGCCGATCTGGAAGGGTCCACGGCCGCCATCATCAGTCTGTCCATTGTATCGGTGGAGGTCCTGCTCTGGTCTGTTCTCGACAACACTGTCCTCGACAAGTACACACGATATACCTTCAGCCCGTACATTGTTATAATTGTGGCCTTCGCAGGTATAATGAGTAAACATTTCGACACAGAGACAGCCTTAGCTACATCGGCATTCACTGCAACACTATTGTCTGTGGCGATCCTTTTGTCCATAATTAAAGTCTGTGTCATGGTGTATCGCCATATCCACCGTCCCATCACGCCTCCACCAGCCACGTATAGCAACTTCTAA